Proteins encoded together in one Amblyomma americanum isolate KBUSLIRL-KWMA chromosome 1, ASM5285725v1, whole genome shotgun sequence window:
- the LOC144132674 gene encoding uncharacterized protein LOC144132674, producing the protein MKENDPTDMAMVLESQVEHVVRRTREEFFSEQLDEAHEKLKASAWYQVTYELQSSEGGIQSFPWVVYDVLMRIVVNTSSCLPVPASRNSFCQRLGALLLGLPHPGGGDQDGTQHGDTQVLTNLLRLMYDWIDSSREFLFVKNTEELGVYKSIMREACFKVSRSISRDMPPHKLVILCLRFACAWCLKIFQGGSDGEVISKECRRRYRLGHLALITLNRLSMSGNLAYLRRAPEGCPSTELIRIYINREDEEFFEILRRYEDIIKKIMMDWSGVEDIQCDLKTDRMDEWFLQLMVTGSRWALERLKEIVVYPSFREVLLLAFEREKNAIGGTLE; encoded by the exons ATGAAGGAGAACGACCCTACGGACATGGCCATGGTGCTCGAGAGCCAGGTCGAGCATGTGGTGCGCCGAACGCGCGAGGAGTTTTTCTCTGAGCAGCTCGACGAGGCTCACGAGAAGCTTAAGGCCTCCGCCTGGTACCAG GTGACGTACGAGCTTCAGTCCTCCGAAGGTGGCATCCAGAGCTTCCCCTGGGTGGTGTACGATGTGCTCATGCGCATCGTGGTCAACACGTCCTCTTGCCTCCCTGTGCCGGCATCGCGCAACAGCTTCTGCCAACGACTCGGGGCGCTGCTGCTTGGCCTGCCGCACCCTGGTGGCGGCGACCAGGACGGCACACAGCACGGCGACACGCAGGTGCTGACCAACCTGCTCAGGCTCATGTACGACTGGATCGACTCCAGTCGCGAGTTTCTCTTTGTCAAGAACACAGAGGAGTTGGGCGTCTACAAGAGTATCATGCGCGAGGCCTGTTTTAAG GTGTCCCGCTCCATCTCGAGGGACATGCCGCCGCACAAGCTGGTGATCCTGTGCCTGCGCTTTGCGTGCGCATGGTGCCTCAAGATCTTCCAGGGCGGAAGCGACGGGGAGGTGATCTCCAAGGAGTGCCGGCGCCGCTACCGGCTGGGACACCTGGCCCTGATCACGCTCAACCGACTTTCCATGTCCGGCAACCTTGCCTACCTTCGCAGGGCACCCGAGGGGTGCCCCTCCACAGAGCTGATCAG GATTTACATTAACCGGGAAGACGAAGAATTCTTCGAAATCCTGCGCCGCTACGAGGACATCATCAAGAAGATCATGATGGACTGGTCCGGCGTTGAGGACATCCAGTGTGACCTCAAGACGGACCGTATGGACGAGTGGTTTCTCCAGCTAATGGTCACCGGGAGCCGCTGGGCGCTGGAGCGCCTCAAGGAGATCGTTGTCTACCCGTCTTTCCGCGAGGTGCTTTTGCTCGCGTTCGAGAGGGAGAAGAACGCCATCGGTGGAACACTAGAGTGA
- the LOC144136204 gene encoding uncharacterized protein LOC144136204, whose amino-acid sequence MLRYKVNDPATILEGDVIVTKNPCMNPGDIRKLEAVNVPQLHHVRDCIVFPQKGERPHPDEMAGSDLDGDEYSVLWYEDLIFNNNCNPMHYHSDPPKERKASIGVQDMVDFFCQYIKGDKIGLIANAHLVWADILDSGINSHRCRELARKCAVNLDFAKCGDLKGFQNSEQPPMYPDFMEKLDTKNTYCSRKVLGQLYRNCKKVQFITSSTMTEP is encoded by the exons GCGACGTGATCGTGACCAAGAACCCATGCATGAACCCGGGCGACATCCGGAAGCTGGAGGCGGTGAATGTGCCGCAGTTGCATCACGTGCGCGACTGCATTGTCTTCCCTCAAAAGGGGGAGCGGCCACACCCCGACGAGATGGCCG GTTCTGACCTGGATGGTGACGAGTACTCAGTGCTGTGGTACGAGGACCTCATCTTCAATAACAACTGCAATCCTATGCACTACCACAGCGACCCGCCAAAGGAACGAAAGGCGTCCATTGGG GTCCAGGACATGGTGGACTTCTTTTGCCAGTACATCAAGGGTGACAAGATCGGCCTGATTGCCAACGCGCACCTCGTCTGGGCTGATATACTGGACAGCGGCATCAACTCGCACCGCTGCCGCGAACTGGCACGCAAATGTGCCGTCAATCTTGACTTCGCCAAGTGCGGTGACCTCAAGGGCTTTCAGAACTCTGAGCAGCCACCCATGTACCCGGACTTCATGGAGAAGCTGGACACGAAGAACACCTACTGTTCGCGCAAGGTTCTCGGGCAGCTCTACCGAAATTGCAAAAAG GTTCAATTTATAACATCATCAACTATGACAGAGCCGTGA